Sequence from the Marinobacter antarcticus genome:
AATCGCCCGCCAGGATGGCAAGGAAATTCTGACCGGTTCCATGTCATTTCATGCTACTGAAGAGGGTTTCGAGCACCAGGCTGAGATGCCCGACGCGCCAGACCCTGAAACTCTGCGCTCCGAGCAGGAGTGGGGCAAGTTGATGGCGTCGCAGGTGCCAGAGAAATTGCGGGAGATCATGACCCGTGACCGCCCCATCGAAATTCGCCCGGTTAACCCGATGAACCCGCTTCAGCCTGAAAAGCGCCCGCCCCACAAACAGAGCTGGATTCGCGCTCTCGGGTCGCTGCCGGATGATCCGGTTCTGCACCGCTGCCTGCTTACTTACGCATCGGACTTTTCGTTTCTAGGGACATCCCTCAATCCCCATGGTGTGTCCTTTATGAACAAGGGGCTACAGATCGCAAGCCTTGATCATGCTATCTGGTTCCACCGGGATTTCCGCATGGAGGACTGGCTGCTTTATGACAAAGACAGCCCAAGTGCTTCTTCCGGCCGTGGCTTTAATCGTGGCAATTTTTTCAATCAGGATGGCGTTCTGGTGGCGTCTACAACACAGGAAGCGCTTATTCGCCAGCGCTGACGGCTCTTATCCCGGCGCGCGCTGCATGGAGGCCGCTTCGTGCCTGTCGGTGAGCCAGGTAAGCATTTTTTCAAGCGGCAGAGGGCGGCTCAGCAGATAGCCCTGAATCATGTCGCACCCCATCCCCTTCAGCAGGTTCGCAGTTGCCTCATCTTCCACGCCTTCCGCAACAACCAGGTAGCCCAGGCTGTGACACATGTCGATGGTGGTCTGGACAATAACCCTGTCTTCCTCACGGGTGGCCAGATCTGTGATGAGCGAACGGTCGATCTTGATTTCACTGGCGGGCAACTGTTTGATGTAAGAGAGCGATGAGTAACCGGACCCGAAGTCGTCAATGGAAACCGGAATGCCCGCATTTGTCAGTGAGTTAAGCGCTTTTAAAGCGTTGACAGGATCTTGCATCATCGATGTTTCGGTAATCTCAAAGATGATAGCGCCTCCGTGCTGTGGGTGAGCGCTCATTAGTCGTTTCACGAACAGTGGGAAATCCGGTTCCCGAAGGTTATTGGGAGAGATGTTTACCGAGAGTTTGAAACGTTGCCCATTCTCCAGAAGACAGTTTCTGAGCTGCAGGGACTGCTCCAGTGCCCAGCGGGTCAGTGGTTTGATCAGACCTGTCTGCTCTGCCAGCATGATGATTTCATCAGCCCCCACGGACGGGTTGCGTTCCGGCCAGCGTATAAGTGCCTCCAGCCCCGCAATTTGTCCGGTTGCGAGATTCAGTTTCGGTTGCAGGTAGAGCTTGAGCTCATTATTTGCAAGAGCTTTTTGCAACTCTGATGCCATCGTAAGTCTGCCAGCGCTGAAGGAGTCTCTGGAAAGCTTGTAATAAGCGATTCCGCGCTCTTGCGCGCGATCTGAGCCCTCCGCTATAACGGCCCTGCGAATCAATGATGTGGCATCAGCGCCATGAATCGGCGAGACAGCGACGCCAAGCTGGGCGTTTAGTGGAACCTGCATGCCAAGATAATCAATCGGGCTACGAATGGCTTCCAGCGCAGATAAAACAGATCTGCGTGCGTTTTCTGAAATACTTGCATCTACCACGCAGGCAAAGGTCTCCGGATCGAGACAGGCTACGAAAAAATTGCGCCCGTTATGTTGCCCCAGGGAAATGATGCCAGGAAGCTCGCGTGTGATTGCATTCAGGCTCCTTGCAGCCAGTTCGAGTATTCGGTCGCTGTTCTGGTGCCCCAGAGTTTTGGTCACAGACTTCAGGTTGTTCAGGTGAATTACGACAATGCCGTGCCGCGTGTCCGGCGCCTGACGAATCAGATCGTTCGCCTGCATTTCGAAACTGGCGCGATTGGGCAGGCCGGTAAGCGAGTTGTGCAGGGCGCTCTCAATCAGTTTGAGTTCAGCTGAACGCCTTGCTGTCATGGCAGCAAGCTCTGCTTCGCGGGCTTTTACCTTGTCCTGACGCTCTTGGTACAGCCGCGCTGCCAGGGCCAGAGCCAGCAGTATTGCCTCAAGCGCAGAGCCAATCTCCATGCCGTAAGTGGTAATGAAGTTGTTGGGAAGCAGTCCGTACTTGTTGGCGGCGGTAATGGCGCTACCAAGGGAAAGCGCCCCAGAGGCTATGGTGTAATAACCGGCTTGAGGGTTCCTTCGCACCCATTGCAGAGGGCCGATTATAGTGAGCAGCAGGGTGCTTGGAATGGCTATGGCGACGGTTAGCCTGATGGCGCTGTTGTAATCAATGAGGCCCGTGATTATTACCATGGCTGCGTTCAGCGTAACGAAACCAAGCACAATGCGGTTGAGCAAGGGGCCGGTTTGTTTGAGTCTGAGAAAGGATCGCGAGAACAGTAGGGTAAACATTACTGCAAGTGGCACGGTGAACAGTGTGGCTCGGTTTTGCAGCTCTGGGTTTCCTGGCCAGATCAAATGGAATGCGGTGCCGTTCAGATTACCAATCAATAACAGGTAGCCGAGCGTAGAGAGCACATAGAGTAGGTAAACGTGTTCGCGAAGCGCGATAAAGACGAAAAGGTTGAAGAATATAACGCTGATCAATATGCCGTAATAAACGGCGTGCAGCTGCTCTTCAACGGAGGCGTGTTCAAAAAAAGCCTGTGTGTTCCAAAGAACCATCGGAACCTGCAAGGTGCCGGTGGTGCGAACCTCCAGAAGGATCTGCCGGTTATCGCTGGTCTCTGAGCTGAAAGGGAACAGAAAGTGGCGATTAAGAATAGGTCGTTGGGTAAACGGATAGCGATCCCCGGTAGTAAATGTCTCGGCAAGTTCGCCATTCGCAATAAGATAAAACGCGATGTGATCCAGTTGCGAGTAGGTAATTTCAAGCAAATCAATCTGGCTTTCGGCGGGAACGTCAAAGCGGAACCAGGTAGTATCTCGGCTATAACCAAAATTCGGACTGCTGTTTTCAAGAGTCTGCCAGTCGCCGGAGGCAGCTGCTTCGTCCAGAGATAACTGCGCGCCCGGCGGCACGCGCAGAAGCTCGACACTGGGGAAACGGAATTTCTCGTCGCCCTGGCAGCTGAAGGCCAGAGGCAGAAGCAGTATCAGTGCTGCCAGAGCGCGAGACCATTGGAGCTTTGTCACTGTTCACCGTCGTTGTTATTCGAATCAGTAAGGGCTGCAGGCAATAGCGACTCAAGCCGCACTCATGCTAATGCAGCGGATACCCATTCACGCACCCAGGGCAAAGCTTCGCTTTCAGGTTCCTGGGTTTCCAGCGCATCAATGCACAGGGTTTCGCCAACCTTCCGGGCAGCAGTTTCGTAAAGTGCTTCTTCTATAAGCTCGCCGGCACCGCAAAAGGTATCGCCGTAGGAGCTGTCTCCCAGCACGATGACACCGAAAGGCCTGCCCGGTTGCTGCGGGAGCTGTTCACGCAAGGCCACATAGAAAGGCAGCAGGTTGCCGGGGATTTCCCCTTGGCCTGTCGTAGAAGTACACACAAGTAGTGGGACTGCATCAGACGTTATATCGTCTAGCACCGGGTTCTCCAGAACGGATACCGAGTAACCGTCGGCGTCCAGCGCCTGCTTGATGGCTATTGCGGTCATCAGCGCGCCACCGTAGACGCTGCCTACCAGAATTCGAATGTCTGTCATGAAGGTACCTGTTCATTGCAAGAGCGGATTGCCGGGTTACTTTCAGCGCTGGATGATAGCGGCCGGA
This genomic interval carries:
- the tesB gene encoding acyl-CoA thioesterase II → MLEVTKKLVELLYLSPNGDDHYRGDSQDLGFPHVFGGQVLGQALMAASHTVEGRLCHSMHAYFLRPGNQHMPIDYEVQRVRDGRSFAVRRVIARQDGKEILTGSMSFHATEEGFEHQAEMPDAPDPETLRSEQEWGKLMASQVPEKLREIMTRDRPIEIRPVNPMNPLQPEKRPPHKQSWIRALGSLPDDPVLHRCLLTYASDFSFLGTSLNPHGVSFMNKGLQIASLDHAIWFHRDFRMEDWLLYDKDSPSASSGRGFNRGNFFNQDGVLVASTTQEALIRQR
- a CDS encoding EAL domain-containing protein, with the translated sequence MTKLQWSRALAALILLLPLAFSCQGDEKFRFPSVELLRVPPGAQLSLDEAAASGDWQTLENSSPNFGYSRDTTWFRFDVPAESQIDLLEITYSQLDHIAFYLIANGELAETFTTGDRYPFTQRPILNRHFLFPFSSETSDNRQILLEVRTTGTLQVPMVLWNTQAFFEHASVEEQLHAVYYGILISVIFFNLFVFIALREHVYLLYVLSTLGYLLLIGNLNGTAFHLIWPGNPELQNRATLFTVPLAVMFTLLFSRSFLRLKQTGPLLNRIVLGFVTLNAAMVIITGLIDYNSAIRLTVAIAIPSTLLLTIIGPLQWVRRNPQAGYYTIASGALSLGSAITAANKYGLLPNNFITTYGMEIGSALEAILLALALAARLYQERQDKVKAREAELAAMTARRSAELKLIESALHNSLTGLPNRASFEMQANDLIRQAPDTRHGIVVIHLNNLKSVTKTLGHQNSDRILELAARSLNAITRELPGIISLGQHNGRNFFVACLDPETFACVVDASISENARRSVLSALEAIRSPIDYLGMQVPLNAQLGVAVSPIHGADATSLIRRAVIAEGSDRAQERGIAYYKLSRDSFSAGRLTMASELQKALANNELKLYLQPKLNLATGQIAGLEALIRWPERNPSVGADEIIMLAEQTGLIKPLTRWALEQSLQLRNCLLENGQRFKLSVNISPNNLREPDFPLFVKRLMSAHPQHGGAIIFEITETSMMQDPVNALKALNSLTNAGIPVSIDDFGSGYSSLSYIKQLPASEIKIDRSLITDLATREEDRVIVQTTIDMCHSLGYLVVAEGVEDEATANLLKGMGCDMIQGYLLSRPLPLEKMLTWLTDRHEAASMQRAPG
- a CDS encoding flavodoxin domain-containing protein, with amino-acid sequence MTDIRILVGSVYGGALMTAIAIKQALDADGYSVSVLENPVLDDITSDAVPLLVCTSTTGQGEIPGNLLPFYVALREQLPQQPGRPFGVIVLGDSSYGDTFCGAGELIEEALYETAARKVGETLCIDALETQEPESEALPWVREWVSAALA